The following proteins come from a genomic window of Pseudomonas hygromyciniae:
- the flgK gene encoding flagellar hook-associated protein FlgK encodes MGLLNIGMSGLNAAQGSLATLSNNIANAKTPGYSRQQTMQTANGMTAAGGVFVGTGTTLSDVRRVYNQFLDTQLQTTTSLNFDAKAYLDQIGSVDKLLSDKSTGVGAALNSFFAALQTSSANPSDNSARQLVLTIAQTLGNRFNSIATELNKQKEGINSQLETITGQVNQLTSSIAALNQQISQAKGQGNGEPANLLDARNEAVRSLNELVGVKVTESDGHFNVSLGTGQTLVADGVSNKLSAVPSKDDKSQYSVVLTTGGQPMDVSSVVSGGSIGGLLRYRQDVLMPAINDLGRTAMVVGEAINTQLGQGLDANGQFGAALFNDINSVFAIGQRSVGDSNNSANSGNLNVTIKDTSKLSTFDYKVTFSDDKMYSVLRSDGKSMGPFDVTQTPPEIDGFTLALDGKGPVAAGDTFKVSPTAGGAMDLKVVMTDPNKLAFSAPLLAEGNKNNSGTGVFEPPTLTLPLDIHGGAGTAQLEAAIKNSMPVKMTFGKPAADGTQSYVINNAQGQPIGNGTIVPGQDNKLTINVPYVDAAGNAQTFGVDTVIRGEPKADDSFSVSFNSGGKLDNRNALQLLDLQTRKTVGATDGNAGVSMTTAYSQLVSSVGGKASQANVDNNATGAMLAAATSNRSSVSQVNLDEEAGDMIRFQQYYTASSQIIKAAQETFSTLINSL; translated from the coding sequence ATGGGTTTGCTCAATATCGGGATGTCAGGACTCAATGCGGCTCAGGGATCGCTTGCGACCTTGAGTAACAACATTGCCAACGCCAAGACCCCTGGATACTCGCGTCAGCAGACCATGCAGACGGCCAATGGTATGACTGCGGCCGGCGGGGTCTTTGTCGGCACCGGCACCACGCTGTCGGATGTGCGCCGGGTGTATAACCAGTTTCTTGACACCCAGTTGCAGACCACCACGTCGCTGAACTTCGACGCCAAGGCTTATCTGGACCAGATCGGTTCGGTGGACAAGCTGCTGTCCGATAAGTCCACCGGTGTCGGCGCGGCCTTGAACAGCTTCTTCGCCGCGTTGCAGACGTCTTCGGCCAACCCCAGCGACAATTCCGCGCGCCAACTGGTACTGACCATTGCCCAGACCCTGGGCAATCGCTTCAACTCGATTGCGACCGAACTGAACAAACAGAAAGAAGGCATCAACAGCCAGTTGGAGACCATCACCGGTCAGGTCAACCAGTTGACCTCCTCGATCGCCGCCCTCAATCAGCAGATTTCCCAGGCCAAGGGCCAGGGCAATGGTGAGCCGGCGAATCTGCTGGATGCGCGCAACGAAGCGGTGCGCTCGCTCAACGAGTTGGTTGGGGTCAAGGTCACTGAGTCGGACGGCCATTTCAATGTCTCCCTGGGCACCGGGCAAACCCTGGTCGCGGACGGCGTATCGAACAAGCTGTCGGCGGTGCCGAGCAAGGATGACAAGAGCCAGTACTCGGTGGTGTTGACCACCGGCGGGCAACCGATGGACGTCAGTTCGGTGGTCAGCGGTGGCTCCATCGGCGGCTTGCTGCGTTATCGCCAGGACGTGCTGATGCCGGCCATCAACGACCTGGGGCGTACCGCCATGGTCGTCGGCGAGGCCATCAACACCCAGTTGGGGCAGGGCCTGGACGCCAATGGGCAGTTCGGCGCCGCGTTGTTCAATGACATCAACAGCGTGTTTGCCATTGGCCAGCGCAGTGTGGGCGACTCGAACAACAGCGCGAACTCCGGCAACCTGAACGTTACGATCAAAGACACCAGCAAGCTGAGCACCTTTGACTACAAGGTGACCTTCAGCGACGACAAGATGTACAGCGTCCTGCGTTCGGACGGCAAGTCCATGGGCCCCTTCGACGTCACCCAGACGCCACCGGAAATCGATGGCTTCACCCTGGCCCTCGATGGCAAGGGACCAGTGGCTGCGGGCGATACGTTCAAGGTCAGCCCGACCGCCGGTGGCGCGATGGACCTCAAGGTGGTGATGACCGACCCCAACAAGCTGGCGTTTTCTGCGCCGTTGCTGGCCGAGGGCAACAAGAACAACAGTGGCACTGGCGTGTTTGAGCCGCCGACCCTGACACTGCCCCTGGATATCCATGGTGGTGCCGGTACGGCGCAGTTGGAAGCTGCGATCAAGAACTCGATGCCGGTCAAGATGACCTTCGGCAAGCCGGCCGCTGATGGCACCCAGAGCTATGTGATCAATAACGCCCAGGGCCAGCCCATTGGCAACGGTACCATCGTGCCGGGCCAGGATAATAAGCTGACAATCAATGTGCCCTACGTCGACGCCGCCGGTAATGCGCAGACGTTCGGTGTGGACACGGTGATCCGTGGCGAGCCGAAAGCCGATGACAGCTTCAGCGTGTCGTTCAACAGCGGCGGCAAGCTCGATAACCGCAACGCCCTGCAATTGCTCGACCTGCAAACCCGCAAGACCGTGGGCGCCACCGATGGCAATGCCGGTGTGAGCATGACCACCGCGTACAGCCAGTTGGTCTCGTCCGTGGGCGGCAAGGCCAGCCAGGCCAACGTCGATAACAACGCGACCGGGGCCATGCTTGCGGCCGCCACGTCCAATCGCAGCTCCGTGTCCCAGGTCAACCTGGACGAGGAGGCCGGCGACATGATCCGTTTCCAGCAGTACTACACCGCGTCGTCGCAGATCATTAAAGCTGCGCAAGAAACCTTCAGCACGCTGATCAACAGTCTTTAA
- a CDS encoding flagellar hook-associated protein 3 yields MRISTEQFFNTSTARYSSNFSNVTKTQQQIDSGVRIQTAADDPVGAARLLLLQQQQDMLGQYAGNISSMKNSLNSEESVLDGINTALQRAGELALQVGGKGGGGISDAERKAVAVEIGEIEKQVLSLLNSKDSSGHYLFAGGKSDTPPYARNSDGTYSYQGDETPLSLKVSDTLSMVVNDTGKSILESTVNAGRTQATATVNDGKVLVSGGIVTSPSTYDSSFTDGQPYKLTFISSTEYTVSDAAGNDITSQTLGNGKFDATKEGSASVTVHGVTFDISQKLGDTKPGAESDAEYKDREFTLQSKPDSFSISRTPSNTSSAQLAGGTITSQAEYGSTFPNKGAVIKFTSSTAYEVYAQPITADSKPVSNGTVVPGTPAQPGPPPVLATPDSVTAAGVKFDLTGAPGIGDQFAVGSNTHKTQNALDTLSQLRQALETPSDGDPIAQAMVTDVVNSAITNIKTSMAQVDSVRGSIGARLNSLAIQETENTSMVLANKSTTAAIGDTDMATASVDLAFQKAMLEASQLAFVKISQLSLFSKM; encoded by the coding sequence ATGCGAATCTCGACCGAACAGTTTTTTAATACCTCTACTGCGCGTTATTCGAGCAACTTTTCCAACGTCACCAAGACCCAGCAACAGATCGATTCCGGCGTGCGTATCCAGACGGCGGCCGATGATCCGGTGGGCGCAGCGCGTTTGCTGCTGCTGCAACAGCAGCAGGACATGTTGGGGCAGTATGCGGGCAATATCAGCAGCATGAAGAACTCGCTTAATAGCGAGGAAAGCGTGCTTGATGGTATCAACACGGCCCTTCAACGTGCCGGCGAACTGGCTCTGCAGGTTGGGGGCAAGGGCGGCGGCGGCATTAGCGATGCGGAGCGAAAGGCGGTAGCCGTCGAAATTGGTGAAATCGAGAAGCAGGTCCTGAGCCTGCTCAACAGCAAGGACTCGTCCGGCCATTACCTGTTTGCCGGCGGCAAGAGCGACACGCCGCCCTACGCTCGCAACAGCGACGGCACTTACAGCTACCAGGGTGATGAAACACCCCTGAGCCTGAAGGTTTCGGACACCTTATCGATGGTGGTCAACGACACCGGTAAATCGATTCTTGAAAGTACGGTCAATGCCGGCCGTACTCAGGCGACAGCCACCGTCAACGATGGCAAGGTGCTGGTCTCGGGCGGTATCGTGACGTCGCCGTCTACCTATGACAGCAGCTTCACTGACGGCCAGCCGTACAAGCTGACCTTTATCAGCAGCACCGAGTACACCGTATCGGATGCGGCGGGTAACGACATCACCTCGCAGACCCTGGGTAATGGCAAGTTCGACGCGACCAAGGAAGGAAGTGCGTCGGTCACTGTGCATGGTGTGACCTTTGATATCAGCCAGAAGCTAGGGGATACCAAGCCCGGCGCCGAGTCTGATGCGGAGTATAAGGACCGGGAATTCACCCTGCAAAGCAAACCGGACAGCTTCAGTATCTCGCGTACGCCGAGCAATACGTCCTCCGCGCAATTGGCGGGAGGTACTATCACCAGCCAGGCGGAATACGGTAGCACCTTCCCGAACAAGGGCGCGGTGATCAAATTTACCTCGAGCACCGCCTACGAGGTGTATGCCCAGCCGATCACGGCCGACAGCAAGCCGGTCTCCAACGGTACTGTGGTGCCTGGCACGCCAGCACAGCCGGGGCCGCCGCCTGTGCTCGCGACGCCAGACAGCGTCACGGCGGCAGGGGTGAAGTTCGACCTCACTGGTGCGCCAGGTATTGGTGATCAGTTCGCCGTGGGTTCCAATACCCACAAGACGCAAAATGCGCTGGATACCCTAAGCCAGTTGCGCCAGGCCCTCGAAACGCCTTCCGATGGCGACCCGATTGCTCAGGCCATGGTGACTGACGTGGTCAACTCGGCCATCACCAATATCAAGACCTCTATGGCTCAAGTTGACAGTGTGCGGGGTTCCATTGGTGCTCGATTGAACTCGCTGGCGATTCAGGAAACTGAGAACACCAGCATGGTGTTGGCCAATAAATCGACGACCGCTGCCATTGGTGACACCGACATGGCTACGGCCTCCGTTGATCTGGCGTTCCAGAAGGCAATGCTGGAGGCTTCGCAGTTGGCCTTTGTGAAAATCTCCCAATTAAGCCTGTTCAGCAAGATGTAA
- a CDS encoding ketoacyl-ACP synthase III: MIGIKSIASYVPAEGLDNYAQGAKFAKDEEFIIGKIGSAFLPRKDAAQETSDLCVEAVNALFANNPELKRESIDALIVVTQNGDEEGLPHTAAIVQDKLGLPTHVAAFDISLGCSGYVYGIYAMKGFMEAAGLKNGLLVTADPYSKIVDPEDRNTTMLFGDAATATWMGEDATWQLGKAKFGTDGSGAPHLKVSDGVFFMNGRQVFNFALLKVPAHLHELLNESDLKADDIDAFCIHQGSAAIVDAVARRFEDAPVEKFIKDMVETGNTVSSSIPLLLEKHVMDAEWKCVAISGFGVGLSWGSAIIYRL; encoded by the coding sequence ATGATTGGCATAAAAAGCATCGCCAGCTACGTGCCGGCAGAAGGGCTGGACAACTACGCCCAGGGTGCAAAATTCGCCAAGGATGAAGAGTTCATCATTGGCAAGATCGGCTCGGCATTCCTGCCGCGCAAGGATGCTGCACAGGAAACCTCGGATTTGTGCGTCGAGGCGGTCAATGCCTTGTTTGCCAACAACCCCGAGCTCAAGCGTGAGTCGATCGACGCGCTGATCGTCGTGACCCAGAACGGCGACGAAGAAGGGCTGCCGCACACCGCCGCCATCGTCCAGGACAAGCTGGGCCTGCCGACCCACGTCGCGGCCTTCGATATCTCCCTGGGCTGCTCCGGCTACGTCTACGGCATCTACGCGATGAAAGGCTTCATGGAAGCCGCCGGCCTGAAAAACGGCCTGCTGGTGACCGCCGACCCGTACTCGAAGATCGTCGACCCGGAAGACCGCAACACCACCATGCTGTTCGGTGACGCCGCTACCGCCACCTGGATGGGCGAAGACGCCACCTGGCAGTTGGGCAAGGCCAAGTTCGGTACCGACGGTTCCGGCGCACCGCACTTGAAGGTCAGCGATGGGGTGTTCTTCATGAACGGCCGCCAGGTCTTCAACTTCGCCCTGCTGAAGGTGCCAGCGCACCTGCACGAGCTGCTCAACGAGTCGGACCTGAAGGCCGATGATATTGACGCGTTCTGCATCCACCAGGGCAGTGCGGCGATTGTCGACGCCGTGGCTCGCCGCTTTGAAGATGCGCCAGTGGAGAAGTTCATCAAGGATATGGTCGAGACCGGTAACACCGTGTCGTCGAGCATTCCGCTGCTGCTGGAAAAGCACGTGATGGACGCCGAGTGGAAGTGCGTGGCCATCAGTGGCTTTGGTGTTGGCTTGTCCTGGGGATCGGCGATTATATACCGGCTTTAA
- a CDS encoding flagellin N-terminal helical domain-containing protein: MALSVNTNITSLGVQKNLNKASDALSTSMSRLSSGLKINSAKDDAAGMQIANRLTSQVKGLTVAVANANNGVSIAQTAEGAMQESTNILQRMRELALQSANGSNSDDDRTSLQQEFTALTGELTRISQTTNFGGRKLLDGSFDNVGFQIGANANETISFGMTDISATGLKGSYGEAKAAGAATDLAATVVGGEAEIGQFSTVNAFTPTDGTLTLNGTSIALLAADTLAQSITKINDQSAVTGVKAQAVGATLQLTSASSFTAAGSAAGILPGAAVVAKTTTTNSAAQISINGTEITIAAGRTLAQVAADINGAAGANTTLTGVTATAADGRLTLTSADGKAIKLDNGSNTTDGPGALAKLGLQAGTSQAKLTTDTSVVLNGVEVKFKKGDTADAIVSSINSASTGVTASKNADNTLALFSNKTFTVANGSAGTGLAQLGLTAATSAAVTVETTVSNLSIQDAASSQRSVQALNDAIQQIDSQRSQLGAVQNRFTSTVANLQSISENSTAARSRVQDADFASETAELTKQQTLQQASTAILSQANQLPSSVLKLLQ, from the coding sequence ATGGCTTTATCCGTAAACACCAACATCACGTCCTTGGGCGTTCAGAAGAACCTGAACAAGGCTTCCGACGCACTGAGCACCTCGATGAGCCGCCTGTCTTCCGGTCTGAAAATCAACAGCGCCAAAGACGATGCAGCCGGGATGCAGATCGCAAACCGTCTGACCAGCCAGGTCAAGGGTTTGACTGTTGCAGTGGCCAACGCCAACAACGGCGTGTCGATTGCCCAGACTGCTGAAGGGGCGATGCAAGAGTCGACCAACATTCTGCAGCGTATGCGTGAGCTGGCCCTGCAATCGGCGAACGGTTCGAACAGTGATGACGACCGTACGTCCCTGCAGCAGGAATTCACGGCGCTGACCGGTGAATTGACCCGTATTTCCCAAACCACCAACTTCGGTGGTCGTAAGCTTCTGGACGGTTCGTTCGACAACGTAGGCTTCCAGATCGGCGCCAACGCCAACGAAACCATTTCGTTTGGTATGACTGATATCAGTGCTACCGGCCTGAAAGGTTCCTACGGCGAAGCCAAGGCTGCTGGTGCGGCGACTGACCTAGCTGCGACTGTGGTAGGCGGCGAAGCCGAGATCGGCCAGTTCTCTACAGTCAACGCTTTCACTCCGACCGATGGCACCTTGACGCTCAACGGCACTTCGATTGCGCTGCTGGCTGCCGATACCCTTGCGCAGTCGATTACTAAAATCAACGACCAAAGTGCTGTTACTGGCGTCAAGGCCCAAGCTGTTGGCGCGACGCTGCAGTTGACCTCGGCTTCTAGCTTCACTGCAGCCGGTTCTGCTGCGGGCATTCTTCCCGGGGCGGCAGTTGTTGCCAAAACCACGACCACCAACAGCGCCGCGCAAATCAGCATCAATGGCACCGAAATCACCATTGCAGCGGGTCGTACACTGGCTCAGGTTGCTGCCGATATTAATGGCGCTGCAGGTGCAAACACCACCCTGACCGGTGTTACCGCGACAGCTGCCGACGGTCGTCTGACCCTGACTTCGGCTGATGGTAAAGCTATCAAGCTGGATAACGGCTCTAATACCACCGATGGTCCAGGTGCTCTGGCCAAGCTGGGTCTGCAAGCAGGTACGTCCCAGGCCAAGCTGACTACCGATACTTCGGTGGTTCTGAACGGTGTAGAAGTGAAGTTCAAGAAGGGTGACACCGCTGATGCGATCGTTTCCTCGATCAACAGCGCAAGCACCGGCGTAACGGCCAGCAAAAATGCTGACAATACCCTGGCGCTGTTCTCCAACAAGACCTTCACCGTTGCCAATGGCAGCGCTGGCACTGGTCTGGCTCAACTGGGTCTGACAGCTGCCACGTCGGCGGCAGTTACCGTGGAAACCACCGTTTCCAACCTGAGCATCCAGGACGCGGCGTCTTCGCAGCGTTCGGTTCAGGCGTTGAACGATGCGATCCAGCAGATTGACAGCCAGCGTTCCCAGTTGGGTGCGGTGCAAAACCGTTTCACCAGCACCGTTGCCAACCTGCAAAGCATTTCGGAAAACTCCACCGCCGCCCGTAGTCGTGTGCAGGACGCCGACTTTGCTTCGGAAACTGCCGAGCTGACCAAGCAGCAAACCCTGCAACAGGCTTCGACTGCCATCCTATCGCAGGCTAACCAACTGCCATCGTCGGTACTGAAACTGCTTCAGTAA
- a CDS encoding flagellin N-terminal helical domain-containing protein: MALSVNTNITSLGVQKNLNKASDALSTSMSRLSSGLKINSAKDDAAGMQIANRLTSQVKGLTVAVANANNGVSIAQTAEGAMQESTNILQRMRELALQSANGSNSDDDRTSLQQEFTALTGELTRISQTTNFGGRKLLDGSFDNVGFQIGANANETISFGMTDISATGLKGSYGEAKAAGAATDLSASVVGRSSLPFAAQGAAAYTTATANNTLKLNDTTIDLATGTTAGQAVALINAKTSSTGVTASLSAANELVLQSDSAFTATSNSAEAGFGTATAAARTLVGDTDISVNGTLVNLTNGMDLTAIAGAIEAEKATTGVGASVANGRLLLTSEDGKAIKLDNGGTANGPGALAKIGLQAGTTQAKLTADTSVVLNGVEVKFKKGDTADAIVSSINSASTGVTASKNADNTLALFSNKTFTVANGSAGTGLAQLGLTAATSTAVTVETTVSNLSIQDAASSQRSVQALNDAIQQIDSQRSQLGAVQNRFTSTVANLQSISENSTAARSRVQDADFASETAELTKQQTLQQASTAILSQANQLPSSVLKLLQ; encoded by the coding sequence ATGGCTTTATCTGTTAATACCAACATCACGTCCTTGGGCGTTCAGAAGAACCTGAACAAGGCTTCCGACGCACTGAGCACCTCGATGAGCCGCTTGTCTTCCGGCCTGAAAATCAACAGCGCCAAAGACGATGCTGCCGGCATGCAGATCGCTAACCGTCTGACCAGTCAGGTCAAAGGCCTGACTGTCGCTGTGGCTAACGCCAACAACGGCGTGTCGATTGCCCAGACTGCTGAAGGGGCGATGCAAGAATCGACCAACATTCTGCAGCGTATGCGTGAACTGGCCCTGCAATCGGCGAACGGTTCGAACAGCGATGATGACCGTACGTCCCTGCAGCAGGAATTCACAGCGTTGACTGGTGAGTTGACCCGTATTTCCCAAACCACCAACTTCGGTGGCCGTAAGCTTCTGGACGGTTCGTTCGACAACGTAGGCTTCCAGATCGGCGCCAACGCCAACGAAACCATTTCGTTTGGTATGACTGATATCAGTGCTACCGGCCTGAAAGGTTCCTACGGCGAAGCCAAGGCTGCTGGTGCGGCGACTGACCTGTCGGCTTCGGTGGTTGGACGCTCATCACTGCCGTTTGCGGCGCAAGGTGCTGCGGCATACACCACGGCAACAGCCAACAACACCCTGAAACTCAATGACACCACTATTGATCTGGCTACGGGCACCACTGCCGGTCAGGCCGTGGCGCTGATCAATGCCAAAACTTCCTCCACTGGCGTCACCGCCTCGCTGAGTGCTGCGAATGAGTTGGTACTTCAGTCTGATAGTGCCTTCACTGCCACAAGTAACAGTGCAGAAGCGGGCTTTGGAACTGCGACCGCGGCTGCGCGCACTCTGGTTGGTGATACCGACATCAGCGTCAATGGTACCCTGGTCAATCTCACGAATGGCATGGACCTGACTGCTATCGCGGGTGCCATTGAGGCCGAAAAAGCCACCACTGGTGTAGGTGCTAGCGTTGCAAACGGTCGTCTGTTGCTGACTTCTGAAGATGGCAAGGCTATCAAGCTGGATAACGGTGGCACTGCCAACGGCCCAGGTGCTTTGGCCAAAATTGGTCTTCAAGCAGGTACTACCCAAGCCAAGCTGACTGCCGACACTTCAGTGGTTCTGAACGGCGTAGAAGTGAAGTTCAAGAAGGGTGACACCGCTGACGCGATCGTTTCCTCGATCAACAGCGCAAGCACCGGCGTAACGGCCAGCAAAAATGCTGACAATACCCTGGCGCTGTTCTCCAACAAGACCTTCACCGTTGCCAATGGCAGCGCTGGCACTGGTCTGGCTCAACTGGGTCTGACAGCTGCCACGTCGACGGCAGTTACCGTGGAAACCACCGTTTCCAACCTGAGCATCCAGGACGCGGCGTCTTCGCAGCGTTCGGTTCAGGCGTTGAACGATGCGATCCAGCAGATTGACAGCCAGCGTTCCCAGTTGGGTGCGGTGCAAAACCGTTTCACCAGCACCGTTGCCAACCTGCAAAGCATTTCGGAAAACTCCACCGCCGCCCGTAGTCGTGTGCAGGACGCCGACTTTGCTTCGGAAACTGCCGAGCTGACCAAGCAGCAAACCCTGCAACAGGCTTCGACTGCCATCCTGTCGCAGGCTAACCAACTGCCATCGTCGGTACTGAAACTGCTTCAGTAA
- a CDS encoding flagellar protein FlaG, which yields MDMSVKLNLSYPTAAAAQVVKTPEIVNQPKIEVMAQAAREPRRDDLEKAVTDIREFVQAARRELDFSIDDSTGKVVVKVIATDSGEVIRQIPSETALKLAQSLTDASSLLFDMKA from the coding sequence ATGGATATGAGCGTGAAGCTGAACTTATCCTACCCGACCGCTGCAGCGGCCCAAGTCGTGAAGACGCCCGAGATCGTCAATCAGCCTAAAATCGAGGTGATGGCCCAGGCCGCCCGCGAGCCCAGACGGGACGATTTGGAGAAGGCTGTGACAGATATTCGCGAGTTCGTACAGGCGGCAAGACGTGAGCTGGATTTTTCCATCGATGACTCTACAGGAAAGGTGGTGGTCAAAGTCATTGCTACCGACAGTGGGGAGGTGATTCGACAAATTCCCTCGGAAACCGCATTGAAATTGGCGCAGAGTCTGACCGATGCCAGCAGCCTGCTGTTTGATATGAAAGCCTGA
- the fliD gene encoding flagellar filament capping protein FliD produces MASSTISGVGSGVDTQAIVKALVAAEKAPKQAQITAQQKTTTTQLSAVGSVKSAMEAYRAAIAKLNTASSFTGLAATSSEEKFAKVTLGDSASSGSYALHVEKLATASKTQSSVFADGASTVVNTGSEAQILTISQSDTDHRVSIPAGATLQQTRDLINTQLQSKGLSANILTDANGSRLVMTSQTTGKGSDITVASGTLGLGTFTRVGELAQNAEYTIDGISMESTSNKVTSAISGVNLELIAKGDSSIKVSSNTDTLKTSVQSFVTAYNALIGSINSQTKVTATGETATTTAGALTGDATMRQLVSTLRGELLNGSGSGALASLSQIGLNTDQKTGLLSLDNKKWDKAVATGGADVAGLFTGDKGLITRMTKATDSYVGTTGVLASRTSSLDAKLTDLDTEQKALDRRIESLQLSLSAKYNAMDSLVAKLRASSSSIMTTLNSLNNPKTT; encoded by the coding sequence ATGGCGAGTTCAACGATCAGTGGCGTGGGATCTGGCGTCGATACACAGGCAATCGTCAAGGCTTTGGTAGCGGCTGAAAAGGCACCAAAGCAAGCGCAGATTACCGCACAGCAAAAGACCACGACTACCCAGTTGTCCGCTGTCGGCAGTGTTAAGTCTGCGATGGAGGCTTATCGTGCAGCTATCGCCAAGCTGAATACGGCCTCCTCATTCACGGGCCTGGCCGCCACATCCTCTGAAGAGAAGTTCGCCAAGGTTACCTTGGGCGACTCTGCCTCCAGCGGCAGTTATGCGCTGCATGTAGAGAAACTCGCTACTGCATCCAAAACCCAATCGTCGGTGTTTGCCGATGGTGCTTCGACGGTCGTTAACACCGGTTCGGAGGCTCAGATACTTACGATTTCCCAATCTGACACCGATCATAGGGTGTCAATCCCGGCGGGTGCCACGCTGCAACAGACGCGTGATCTGATCAATACCCAGTTACAGTCCAAAGGACTTAGTGCGAATATCCTGACCGACGCCAATGGTTCGCGCTTGGTGATGACTTCGCAAACCACTGGCAAGGGCAGCGACATTACCGTTGCTTCCGGTACGCTTGGCCTGGGCACTTTCACGAGAGTGGGTGAGCTTGCACAAAATGCTGAGTACACCATTGATGGCATTTCAATGGAGTCCACCAGTAACAAGGTTACGTCGGCGATCAGTGGTGTGAATCTGGAGTTGATTGCCAAGGGCGACAGCTCCATCAAGGTGTCCAGCAATACCGATACCCTCAAGACCTCGGTGCAGTCGTTTGTCACGGCCTACAATGCCTTGATTGGCTCGATCAACAGCCAGACCAAGGTGACTGCCACTGGAGAAACGGCGACTACCACAGCGGGTGCTCTGACTGGTGATGCGACTATGCGTCAGTTGGTTTCGACCTTGCGTGGCGAACTGCTTAACGGCTCGGGTTCGGGCGCCCTGGCCAGCTTGTCGCAGATTGGCCTAAACACTGACCAGAAGACTGGTCTGTTGTCCCTTGACAATAAAAAGTGGGACAAGGCGGTAGCCACTGGTGGTGCGGATGTTGCGGGTTTGTTTACCGGCGATAAGGGTTTGATCACCCGCATGACTAAAGCCACTGACAGCTATGTGGGCACAACTGGCGTTCTGGCGTCGCGTACCAGTAGTCTGGACGCTAAACTAACTGATCTGGACACTGAGCAGAAGGCTCTTGACCGTCGAATCGAGAGTCTGCAGTTGTCCCTGAGCGCAAAGTACAATGCCATGGATTCCCTGGTCGCTAAGCTTCGGGCCAGCAGCAGCAGTATCATGACTACGCTCAACTCATTGAATAACCCCAAGACGACCTAG
- the fliS gene encoding flagellar export chaperone FliS — MNPMRALRQYQKVNSHAQISEASPHRLVQMLMEGGLDRMAQAKGAMSRGDVAQKGLMLGKAIEIISGLREGLDPEKGGDPASIKRLDELYAYMTSRLVEANSGNDAQMIDEVAGLLITVKSGWDAIAAEAAN, encoded by the coding sequence ATGAACCCCATGAGAGCCCTTCGTCAGTATCAGAAGGTCAATTCCCACGCGCAGATTTCCGAAGCCAGTCCGCACCGTCTTGTGCAGATGCTGATGGAGGGTGGTTTGGATCGTATGGCGCAGGCAAAAGGCGCCATGAGTCGTGGCGATGTGGCACAGAAAGGGTTGATGCTCGGTAAGGCGATTGAAATCATTTCAGGGCTGCGCGAAGGTCTGGATCCGGAAAAGGGTGGAGATCCGGCGTCGATCAAGCGTCTGGATGAGCTTTACGCCTACATGACATCTCGTTTGGTTGAGGCCAACAGTGGCAACGACGCTCAGATGATTGATGAGGTTGCAGGCCTGCTGATCACTGTTAAAAGCGGTTGGGATGCCATTGCTGCCGAGGCAGCCAATTAA
- a CDS encoding flagellar protein FliT, with amino-acid sequence MSHALQRIDETRDALVGALAERNWDAISELDMGCRVWIDEVLTEAPVDEGALREKLESLLAVYQQLLEVTTGERQAIFEEMSQINQAKNASKVYHLFG; translated from the coding sequence ATGAGCCACGCACTGCAACGCATTGACGAAACCCGCGACGCCTTGGTGGGCGCGCTGGCAGAGCGCAATTGGGATGCTATCAGCGAATTGGACATGGGCTGCCGCGTCTGGATCGACGAGGTGCTCACCGAAGCGCCGGTGGACGAGGGTGCGCTGCGCGAGAAGCTGGAGAGCCTGTTAGCGGTCTACCAACAGCTGCTGGAGGTCACGACCGGCGAGCGCCAGGCGATATTTGAAGAGATGTCGCAGATCAACCAAGCGAAAAATGCGTCAAAGGTTTACCATCTGTTCGGCTGA